The sequence below is a genomic window from Chromatiales bacterium.
ATAACTGCAATAAAAACCACAATCAAAGCTGTGGCAAAGCCCAAGCTGAGTGAGTTGAGCATCAGTTGCAGATATTCGCTATCAAATTTTTCGGTACCGTAACGATAAGTCCACGCACTGAGTTGTAGCAATGGTATTGCAAAACCCAGAGTAATGGGTAGTCCGCAGATCAGCCAGGCAACGACGGTTTTAGCACCTGTTAAAGTATAGATCGCCTGCAACGGTGGATGACAGCCTTGGTTATAATAAGAGATGCGCTTCCTCGCTGCTTTTTCTATAGAAACTACCAGCACGGTGAACACTAGTATGATAAGCGATAACTGTGCAGCTGCAGTGAGGCTACCCAATCCCAGCCAAACTTTGAATATGCCTACACTGAGTGTTTGCACACCGAAATATTCGACTGTTGCATAATTTGCTAATGATTCCATCACCACGAGTGCAACTCCGGCAATTGCTGCCGGTCGTACCAGTGGCAGTATCAAGCGGAAAAAAATTTGTTTTGCGCGTAAGCCGGCCAAACGTGCTACATCAATCAAGTTGCTGGACTGAGAAATGAGAATCATATAGACCAACAGATATACATAAGGATATAGCACGAAGCTGAGCACCAGTATTGCTCCGCTCAGCGACCGTATTGGCAGCACCGGAAATCCTAATGACAAATGCCACCAGTTATTAAACCAGCCGCCGTAGTCTAATATGCCGGTGTATGTATAGGCGACGATATAAGGTGGAAAGGCGAGAGGTAGTACCATTGCCCAGGCTAAAAAGCGGCGACCTGGAAAACGGAACATCACGCATAAACAAGCCGTCGTCGTGCCGATCACTAAAGAGACGATAGCGACACCGACGCAAAGCAATAACGAGTTTCCAATGTAATTAAATAACTGTGTTTCTAGCAAATGCTGCCAAACATCAGTGTCGGGTGCTATAAACGAAATAAAGAGCGTGGCGATAGGCAACACTATCAGTAGTGTCAGTAGCCGTTGACTGATTAAAAACATATACGCGTAGGTTATAAGTTATATCTAGTAGCAGACAATAAACCGGATATAAATCCTATCGCACGAACTTATCAAAAGTCGGCGTTGAAGGTATTTTATCAATGGATTGTCAGCCACTACCAGGGTTAAGGATGTATGTCATCGCCAACCGGCTCTATCCATCAGCTTAACTGCTGCTGCATTCAATTCGCCGAGCTTGTCGAGTTGAATACTATCGGCTTTGAACTCTCCCCACGATTTCAGTGTATCGGCAACTTGCACATCGTCGCGTATCGGATATTCATAATTCACTTGACTATACCATTGCTGCGCTTGCTCATCTACTAGGAACTCGAGCAATTGTATCGCTTCATCCTTATTTTTAGCATTGCGGGTGATGCCACCACCACTGATATTGACATGGCTACCGCGGTCTTCTTGGTTAGGCCATATCACCCGCATCTTTTGCGCAGCACTGCTTTGTTCTTGGTCGGTATTATTTAGCATGTAGGCTAAATAATAAGTGTTCAACACCGCAATGTCGCATAATCCACCAGCTGCTGCTAGCACTTGATCACGATCGCCACCGACCGGTGGTCTGGCAAAATTGGCGACCAGAGCCTGCGCCCAATCGTAAGTTGCTTCCTCACCATCTGCATAGATCATAGATGCAATCAGCGATTGGTTGTATACATTGGTCGACGAACGTATGCAGATATTCCCACGCCATTGTTCGTCGGCCAAGGATTCGTAGCGCGTCGGTTGTGTTTGTAGAGTAACCTTGTCTTTGACCACTGCAATAATCCTCGCGCGTAGCGATAAACCAAACCAGTGTCCATCCGAATCTCTGTAGGCGGAGGGCACAGCCTGCATTAATTTTTCCGATTGTACTGCTTGTAGCAAGTCGGCTTGCTTAGCTCTATGCAACCGCGCAACATCGGTCATTATCAATAGATCTGCAAGGCTATATTGTCCTTCGCGCTGCAATCTTTCAATTAATGCATCGGCTTTAGCGGTTACCAAATTTGTCTTGATGCCGGTTTGTTCGCTGAACACCTCAAGAATCGGTTTGATCAATGCCTCTTCTCTTGCCGAGTAAATGTTGACCTCGGCCTGTGCAATACTGCACAGTACCGAAAAGCACAGCAAAGTGTTGAGCCCTAAAGCAGTTATCCTTTTGCTATATTCAGAATAAATCATAATCTCTCCTATTTCATAAATAGGAATTATTATAGTTATATTTATAATTTAATCAAAAAATATGAGTTCTATGAGGTTCGCTAATAGCGTTATAAAATGCGCTATTAAAGCCGTAGGTAGTAATAGTATAGATGACACATATGCTAAAACTCCGGAAAATGCCTAGAAAAGAGGTGGTGCGTTTCACCATACAAAAGCTATCGTGACTAGCTTTTTAGGGACAGAATTCTGATATAAGGGTAGTTCGTGGTGGCGTATAATAACGCTGTCTTTTAATATTCAGAGTTGACCTTATGCAAGAAGTTAGTTTACGAAAAAAAACAAGTGGTAGACGATATAGAGCACCGTCTTGCTATTTCAATTGTGATGATATTCTAATTTATAACGATGATATTTTGACAACGAGTAAAATACCTAAGTCGTCGATTGACTTAATAGTCACATCACCACCTTATAATGTCGATATACATTATCATGCGCATAAAGATGATTTAAGTTATCAAGAATATTTAGAATTTACCAAAGTCTGGCTAAAGAGATGTTACGACTTAGCAATGGATGACGGTCGACTATGCTTGAATATTCCATTGGATAAAAACAAAGGCGGGCAGCAAGCCGTTTGTGCTGATGTCACCAATATCGCGAAAAAAGTAGGGTGGAATTACCATTCTACGATTGTTTGGAACGAAGGCAATATCTCGCGTAGGACTGCTTGGGGGTCGTGGATGTCTGCTTCCGCACCTTATGTGATTGCACCTGTTGAAGTGATTTTAGTTTTGTACAAAAATAGCTGGAAAAAGCATAACATACGAAAAGAAAATGATATAACCAAGCAAGAGTTTATGGATTGGACAAACGGTGTTTGGACATTCAACGGTCAAAGCAAGAAAGGGGCAGGAGGCCATCCGGCTGCATTTCCTATAGAACTCCCTAAGCGATGCATAAAATTGTTTAGTTTTGTCGGCGACACGATTCTTGACCCGTTTTTGGGAAGCGGTTCAACATTGCTTGCCGCCTACATGAATAAGCGCAAAGGTATAGGTGTTGATATAGATAAGAGCTATTGCGATATTGCTATCAAACGTTTGTGTAAAGAAATGCATATAGAGCAAAGAAATTTATTTTAATGCCGAAAAGGAAAAAACAGCTAAAACCCTTATCTCAACTTGATTTATTAATGGAGTTTTTTAAGAAAAACCCGAATAAGGATATCCCTCATCCGGAGGTTGTAGACTGGGCGACGAGGGAATGGAAAAAGCGAACTTCTAAAGTTTTTAGAGATCCCGATAGAGGCATCCGTTCGCTTTTCCAGAAAGGTTTGTTGTTAAAAGTTAAAAAAGGAGTTTATCGCTATACTCCGAGTGTAGTCAGGCGGAATGTGCAAAAAGATTTTACACCTGCTCAAAAAGAGAAGATATTTGAACGAGATGGTTATAGATGTGTTATTTGTGGTTGCGATAGCAAGGGAACTGAGGAACTTCATGCCGACCATATCGTGCCCCAAGCATTAGGTGGAAAGGCGACTATAAAGAATGGGCAGACATTGTGTTCAAATCATAATATGATGAAGAAAACTTTAAGGCAAACGGAAGCAGGAAAGAAAATGTTTATCCGTCTATACGAAATTGCAAAAAACAAAAATAATGAAGAA
It includes:
- a CDS encoding iron ABC transporter permease, whose translation is MFLISQRLLTLLIVLPIATLFISFIAPDTDVWQHLLETQLFNYIGNSLLLCVGVAIVSLVIGTTTACLCVMFRFPGRRFLAWAMVLPLAFPPYIVAYTYTGILDYGGWFNNWWHLSLGFPVLPIRSLSGAILVLSFVLYPYVYLLVYMILISQSSNLIDVARLAGLRAKQIFFRLILPLVRPAAIAGVALVVMESLANYATVEYFGVQTLSVGIFKVWLGLGSLTAAAQLSLIILVFTVLVVSIEKAARKRISYYNQGCHPPLQAIYTLTGAKTVVAWLICGLPITLGFAIPLLQLSAWTYRYGTEKFDSEYLQLMLNSLSLGFATALIVVFIAVIMAYGQRLHPSSKWLWVDKLATSGYAVPGVVIAIGVLIVITTVEGFVNKASTALDFSAVGLFLSGTVVALLFAYTVRFMTLGYNTIASSLTKVSPNIDYAASSCGASKLQTLRLIHIPLIRSGLFSAALLIFADVVKELPATLVLRPFEFNTLAVRTYELASTERINDIAVPSLSIVAISLISIVLVAQRITPFRK
- a CDS encoding Fe(3+) ABC transporter substrate-binding protein translates to MIYSEYSKRITALGLNTLLCFSVLCSIAQAEVNIYSAREEALIKPILEVFSEQTGIKTNLVTAKADALIERLQREGQYSLADLLIMTDVARLHRAKQADLLQAVQSEKLMQAVPSAYRDSDGHWFGLSLRARIIAVVKDKVTLQTQPTRYESLADEQWRGNICIRSSTNVYNQSLIASMIYADGEEATYDWAQALVANFARPPVGGDRDQVLAAAGGLCDIAVLNTYYLAYMLNNTDQEQSSAAQKMRVIWPNQEDRGSHVNISGGGITRNAKNKDEAIQLLEFLVDEQAQQWYSQVNYEYPIRDDVQVADTLKSWGEFKADSIQLDKLGELNAAAVKLMDRAGWR
- a CDS encoding site-specific DNA-methyltransferase, yielding MQEVSLRKKTSGRRYRAPSCYFNCDDILIYNDDILTTSKIPKSSIDLIVTSPPYNVDIHYHAHKDDLSYQEYLEFTKVWLKRCYDLAMDDGRLCLNIPLDKNKGGQQAVCADVTNIAKKVGWNYHSTIVWNEGNISRRTAWGSWMSASAPYVIAPVEVILVLYKNSWKKHNIRKENDITKQEFMDWTNGVWTFNGQSKKGAGGHPAAFPIELPKRCIKLFSFVGDTILDPFLGSGSTLLAAYMNKRKGIGVDIDKSYCDIAIKRLCKEMHIEQRNLF
- a CDS encoding HNH endonuclease; this translates as MPKRKKQLKPLSQLDLLMEFFKKNPNKDIPHPEVVDWATREWKKRTSKVFRDPDRGIRSLFQKGLLLKVKKGVYRYTPSVVRRNVQKDFTPAQKEKIFERDGYRCVICGCDSKGTEELHADHIVPQALGGKATIKNGQTLCSNHNMMKKTLRQTEAGKKMFIRLYEIAKNKNNEEVKAFCLDILRIYEKHGINGHIEWEK